A region of Streptomyces sp. TG1A-60 DNA encodes the following proteins:
- a CDS encoding sugar phosphate isomerase/epimerase, whose amino-acid sequence MAEPVRIPDAKVALSTASVYPESTATAFEIAARLGYDGVEVMVWTDPVSQDLEALRRLSDYHRIPILAVHAPCLLITQRVWSTDPWVKLQRAQAAAEKLGASTVVVHPPFRWQRQYARDFVTGIWRMANETDVRFAVENMYPWRYRDREMLAYAPDWDVTKDDYRHFTIDLSHAATSRTDALELVDRMGDRLGHVHMADGKGSAKDEHLVPGRGSQPCAELLERLALSGFDGHVVIEVNTRRAMSGAEREADLAEALAFTRLHLASAMKVPRP is encoded by the coding sequence GTGGCAGAACCCGTACGCATCCCGGATGCGAAGGTCGCCCTGTCCACGGCCTCCGTGTATCCGGAGTCGACGGCAACGGCCTTCGAGATCGCCGCGCGCCTGGGCTACGACGGCGTGGAGGTCATGGTCTGGACCGATCCGGTCAGCCAGGACCTGGAGGCCCTGCGCCGGCTCTCCGACTATCACCGGATCCCGATCCTCGCCGTGCACGCCCCCTGTCTGCTGATCACGCAGCGGGTGTGGTCCACCGACCCGTGGGTCAAGCTCCAGCGCGCCCAGGCAGCCGCCGAGAAGCTCGGCGCGAGCACGGTCGTCGTGCACCCCCCGTTCCGCTGGCAGCGCCAGTACGCGCGCGACTTCGTCACCGGCATCTGGCGGATGGCGAACGAGACGGACGTCCGGTTCGCCGTGGAGAACATGTATCCCTGGCGCTACCGCGACCGCGAGATGCTCGCGTACGCGCCCGACTGGGACGTGACGAAGGACGACTACCGGCACTTCACGATCGACCTCAGCCACGCGGCGACCTCCCGCACCGACGCCCTGGAGTTGGTCGACCGGATGGGGGACCGGCTCGGCCACGTGCACATGGCCGACGGGAAGGGCTCGGCCAAGGACGAGCACCTCGTGCCGGGCCGCGGCAGCCAGCCCTGCGCCGAGCTGCTGGAACGTCTCGCCCTGAGCGGTTTCGACGGCCACGTCGTCATCGAGGTCAACACCCGTCGCGCCATGTCCGGCGCCGAGCGCGAGGCCGACCTGGCGGAGGCCCTCGCCTTCACCCGGCTGCACCTCGCCTCCGCCATGAAGGTGCCCCGGCCGTGA
- a CDS encoding Ppx/GppA phosphatase family protein: MRLGVLDVGSNTVHLLVVDAHPGARPLPAHSHKVELRLAQLLDEAGAIDSEGVDKLIAVVREALQAAEDKGVEEMLPFATSAVREASNADDVLARVKDETGVELQVLAGAEEARLTFLAVRRWFGWSAGKLLVLDIGGGSLEIAYGMDEEPDAAVSLPLGAGRLTAGWLPGDPPAPDDVRALRRHVRTEIARTVGEFSRFGAPDHIVATSKTFKQLARIGGAARSAEGLYVQRDLKRQALESWVPKLADMTTAQRAALPGVSEGRANQLLAGALVAEGAMDLFGVETLEICPWALREGVILRRLDHMGTV; the protein is encoded by the coding sequence ATGAGACTCGGTGTCCTCGACGTGGGATCGAACACGGTGCATCTGCTGGTGGTGGACGCACACCCGGGCGCGCGCCCCCTGCCCGCGCACTCACACAAGGTGGAGCTGCGCCTTGCGCAACTCCTCGACGAGGCCGGGGCGATCGACTCCGAAGGGGTCGACAAACTCATAGCCGTCGTCCGCGAGGCGCTCCAGGCCGCCGAGGACAAGGGTGTCGAGGAGATGCTCCCGTTCGCCACCTCCGCGGTGCGCGAGGCCAGCAACGCCGACGACGTCCTCGCCCGCGTCAAGGACGAGACCGGCGTCGAACTGCAGGTCCTCGCCGGCGCGGAGGAAGCCCGGCTGACCTTCCTCGCCGTCCGCCGCTGGTTCGGCTGGTCGGCCGGCAAGCTCCTCGTCCTCGACATCGGTGGCGGCTCCCTGGAGATCGCCTACGGGATGGACGAGGAGCCCGACGCCGCCGTCTCACTGCCCCTCGGCGCCGGCCGCCTCACCGCCGGCTGGCTCCCCGGCGACCCGCCCGCCCCGGACGACGTGCGGGCCCTGCGCCGCCACGTCCGAACCGAGATAGCCCGTACGGTCGGTGAGTTCAGCCGCTTCGGCGCCCCCGACCACATCGTCGCCACCTCCAAGACCTTCAAACAACTCGCCCGCATCGGCGGCGCCGCCCGCTCCGCCGAGGGCCTCTACGTCCAGCGTGACCTCAAGCGCCAGGCGCTGGAGTCCTGGGTCCCCAAACTCGCCGACATGACCACCGCCCAACGCGCCGCCCTCCCCGGCGTCTCCGAGGGCCGCGCCAACCAGCTGCTCGCGGGCGCGCTGGTGGCCGAGGGCGCGATGGACCTGTTCGGGGTCGAGACCCTGGAGATCTGCCCGTGGGCCCTGCGGGAGGGCGTGATCCTGCGCCGCCTGGACCACATGGGTACGGTCTAG